One Microcebus murinus isolate Inina chromosome 7, M.murinus_Inina_mat1.0, whole genome shotgun sequence genomic region harbors:
- the PLAG1 gene encoding zinc finger protein PLAG1 isoform X2 — protein sequence MATHSPEKTHKCNYCEKMFHRKDHLKNHLHTHDPNKETFKCEECGKNYNTKLGFKRHLALHAATSGDLTCKVCLQTFESTGVLLEHLKSHAGKSSGGIKEKKHQCEHCDRRFYTRKDVRRHMVVHTGRKDFLCQYCAQRFGRKDHLTRHMKKSHNQELLKVKTEPVDFLDPFTCNVSVPIKDELLPVMSLPSSELLSKPFTNTLQLNLYNTPFQSMQSSGSAHQMITTLPLGMTCPIDMDAVHPSHHLSFKYPFSSTSYAISIPEKEQPLKGEIESYLMELQGGMPSSSQDSQASSSKLGLDPQIGSLDDGAGELSLSKSSISISDPLNTPALDFSQLFNFIPLNGPPYNPISVGSLGMSYSQEEAHSSVSQLPPQTQDLQDPANTIGLGSLHSLSAAFTSSLSTSTTLPRFHQAFQ from the coding sequence ATGGCTACTCATTCTCCTGAGAAAACCCACAAGTGTAATTATTGTGAGAAAATGTTTCACCGGAAAGATCATCTGAAGAATCACCTCCATACACACGACCCTAACAAAGAGACGTTTAAGTGCGAAGAATGTGGCAAAAACTATAATACCAAGCTTGGGTTTAAACGTCACTTGGCCTTGCATGCCGCAACAAGCGGCGACCTCACCTGCAAGGTATGTTTGCAGACTTTCGAAAGCACAGGAGTGCTTCTGGAGCACCTTAAATCTCATGCGGGCAAGTCATCCGgtggaattaaagaaaaaaagcaccagTGCGAACATTGTGATCGCCGGTTCTACACCCGAAAAGATGTCCGGAGacacatggtggtgcacactggAAGAAAGGACTTCCTCTGTCAGTATTGTGCACAGAGATTTGGACGGAAGGATCACCTGACTCGACATATGAAGAAGAGTCACAATCAAGAGCTTCTGAAGGTCAAAACAGAACCAGTGGATTTCCTGGATCCATTTACCTGCAATGTGTCTGTGCCTATAAAAGATGAGCTCCTTCCGGTGATGTCCTTACCTTCCAGTGAACTGTTATCAAAGCCATTCACAAACACTTTGCAGTTAAACCTCTATAACACTCCATTTCAGTCCATGCAGAGCTCGGGATCTGCCCACCAAATGATCACAACTTTACCTTTGGGAATGACATGCCCAATAGATATGGATGCTGTTCATCCCTCTCACCACCTTTCTTTCAAATATCCATTCAGTTCTACCTCATATGCAATTTCTATTCCTGAAAAAGAACAGCCATTAAAGGGGGAAATTGAGAGTTACTTGATGGAGTTACAAGGTGGCATGCCCTCTTCATCCCAGGATTCTCAAGCATCGTCATCTAAGCTAGGGTTGGATCCTCAGATTGGGTCCCTAGATGATGGTGCGGGGGAGCTCTCCCTGTCCAAAAGTTCTATCTCTATCAGTGACCCCCTAAACACACCAGCATTGGATTTTTCTCAGTTGTTTAATTTCATACCTTTAAATGGTCCTCCCTATAATCCTATATCAGTGGGGAGCCTTGGAATGAGCTATTCCCAAGAGGAAGCACATTCTTCTGTTTCCCAGCTCCCCCCACAAACACAGGATCTTCAGGATCCTGCAAACACTATAGGGCTTGGGTCTCTGCACTCGCTGTCAGCAGCTTTCACCAGCAGTTTAAGCACAAGCACCACCCTCCCACGTTTCCATCAAGCTTTTCAGTAG
- the PLAG1 gene encoding zinc finger protein PLAG1 isoform X1 yields the protein MATVIPGDLSEVRDTQKVPSGKRKRGETKPRKNFTCQLCDKAFNSVEKLKVHSYSHTGERPYKCTQQDCTKAFVSKYKLQRHMATHSPEKTHKCNYCEKMFHRKDHLKNHLHTHDPNKETFKCEECGKNYNTKLGFKRHLALHAATSGDLTCKVCLQTFESTGVLLEHLKSHAGKSSGGIKEKKHQCEHCDRRFYTRKDVRRHMVVHTGRKDFLCQYCAQRFGRKDHLTRHMKKSHNQELLKVKTEPVDFLDPFTCNVSVPIKDELLPVMSLPSSELLSKPFTNTLQLNLYNTPFQSMQSSGSAHQMITTLPLGMTCPIDMDAVHPSHHLSFKYPFSSTSYAISIPEKEQPLKGEIESYLMELQGGMPSSSQDSQASSSKLGLDPQIGSLDDGAGELSLSKSSISISDPLNTPALDFSQLFNFIPLNGPPYNPISVGSLGMSYSQEEAHSSVSQLPPQTQDLQDPANTIGLGSLHSLSAAFTSSLSTSTTLPRFHQAFQ from the exons ATGGCCACTGTCATTCCTGGTGATTTGTCAGAAGTAAGAGATACCCAGAAAGTCCCTTCAGGGAAACGTAAGCGTGGTGAAACCAAACCAAGAAAAAACTTTACTTGCCAACTGTGTGACAAGGCCTTTAACAGTGTTGAGAAATTAAAGGTTCACTCCTACTCTCACACAGGAGAGAGGCCCTACAAGTGCACACAACAAGACTGCACCAAGGCCTTTGTTTCTAAGTACAAATTACAAAG GCACATGGCTACTCATTCTCCTGAGAAAACCCACAAGTGTAATTATTGTGAGAAAATGTTTCACCGGAAAGATCATCTGAAGAATCACCTCCATACACACGACCCTAACAAAGAGACGTTTAAGTGCGAAGAATGTGGCAAAAACTATAATACCAAGCTTGGGTTTAAACGTCACTTGGCCTTGCATGCCGCAACAAGCGGCGACCTCACCTGCAAGGTATGTTTGCAGACTTTCGAAAGCACAGGAGTGCTTCTGGAGCACCTTAAATCTCATGCGGGCAAGTCATCCGgtggaattaaagaaaaaaagcaccagTGCGAACATTGTGATCGCCGGTTCTACACCCGAAAAGATGTCCGGAGacacatggtggtgcacactggAAGAAAGGACTTCCTCTGTCAGTATTGTGCACAGAGATTTGGACGGAAGGATCACCTGACTCGACATATGAAGAAGAGTCACAATCAAGAGCTTCTGAAGGTCAAAACAGAACCAGTGGATTTCCTGGATCCATTTACCTGCAATGTGTCTGTGCCTATAAAAGATGAGCTCCTTCCGGTGATGTCCTTACCTTCCAGTGAACTGTTATCAAAGCCATTCACAAACACTTTGCAGTTAAACCTCTATAACACTCCATTTCAGTCCATGCAGAGCTCGGGATCTGCCCACCAAATGATCACAACTTTACCTTTGGGAATGACATGCCCAATAGATATGGATGCTGTTCATCCCTCTCACCACCTTTCTTTCAAATATCCATTCAGTTCTACCTCATATGCAATTTCTATTCCTGAAAAAGAACAGCCATTAAAGGGGGAAATTGAGAGTTACTTGATGGAGTTACAAGGTGGCATGCCCTCTTCATCCCAGGATTCTCAAGCATCGTCATCTAAGCTAGGGTTGGATCCTCAGATTGGGTCCCTAGATGATGGTGCGGGGGAGCTCTCCCTGTCCAAAAGTTCTATCTCTATCAGTGACCCCCTAAACACACCAGCATTGGATTTTTCTCAGTTGTTTAATTTCATACCTTTAAATGGTCCTCCCTATAATCCTATATCAGTGGGGAGCCTTGGAATGAGCTATTCCCAAGAGGAAGCACATTCTTCTGTTTCCCAGCTCCCCCCACAAACACAGGATCTTCAGGATCCTGCAAACACTATAGGGCTTGGGTCTCTGCACTCGCTGTCAGCAGCTTTCACCAGCAGTTTAAGCACAAGCACCACCCTCCCACGTTTCCATCAAGCTTTTCAGTAG